In Amblyraja radiata isolate CabotCenter1 chromosome 38, sAmbRad1.1.pri, whole genome shotgun sequence, a genomic segment contains:
- the LOC116966971 gene encoding tubby-related protein 3-like isoform X3 produces MVQANPDAKVKSRQLKKAEGQSSAFETHSINMLADFSCKIPVEEISSAQLRLESLDNGDSLLLDREIHNKAMITKEQAWSLEEDVLEVSVEELQENVVGGPQNLFKLCEHPAVMAEGGPRVKKGPSPSKHRSSAVPPESLADDLKVTDTGHKLQTPLKVISRTGANGEKRQWWKEAGDEIVAFREEVEETDRKVEIFTVDDSSEDLEEVVTVPASTKRNRRRKIRAPARKKLIDKELDEEKAMEETEAGEEEEDEDEEDEDEDEDEDDDGDDDDDDEEEREEEESISPQIHNSEQSDSIPPIITCDDESRTEGVPIKVGNVEEFAFKPAPQGTVVKCRITRDKKGMDKGMFPTYYLHLERDDGKKVFLMAGRKRKKSKTSNYLISTDPTNLSRAGESFIGKLRSNVFGTKFTVFDNGVNPEKTPIVAETPAIREEIVAVCYETNILGFKGPRKMTVIIPGMNMESERISIRPKNDHETLLTRWQNKNMENIIELHNKAPVWNEDTQSYVLNFHGRVTQASVKNFQIIHANDPDYIIMQFGRVADDVFTMDYNYPMCPLQAFAVALSSFDSKLACE; encoded by the exons GTGGAGGAGATATCCAGCGCCCAGCTCCGCTTAGAGTCTCTGGATAATGGGGACAGCTTGCTTCTGGACCGAGAGATTCACAACAAGGCTATGATCACCAAGGAACAGGCATGGAGTCTGGAAGAAG ATGTCCTGGAGGTGTCCGTGGAGGAGCTGCAGGAGAACGTGGTGGGGGGCCCACAAAATCTATTCAAGCTTTGTGAACATCCGGCGGTAATGGCTGAGGGAGGCCCGAGAGTAAAGAAAGGTCCGAGTCCATCCAAACACAGGAGCTCAGCCGTTCCACCTG AATCGTTAGCCGACGACTTGAAAGTGACCGACACCGGCCACAAGCTCCAAACCCCCCTGAAGGTGATATCCCGGACGGGAGCAAACGGCGAGAAGAGGCAGTGGTGGAAGGAAG CGGGCGATGAGATCGTGGCCTTTCGGGAAGAGGTGGAGGAGACGGACCGGAAGGTTGAAATCTTCACGGTGGACGACTCGAGCGAAGACCTGGAGGAAGTTGTCACTGTGCCAGCTTCGACGAAGAGGAACAGGCGAAGGAAGATAAGAG CTCCAGCACGGAAGAAGCTCATCGACAAGGAGTTGGATGAGGAGAAGGCGATGGAAGAGACGGAAgcaggggaggaagaggaggatgaGGACGAGGAAGATGAGGATGAGGATGAAGATgaggatgatgatggtgatgatgatgatgatgatgaggaggagagagaagaggaggagagcaTCTCCCCTCAGATCCACAACAGCGAGCAGTCAGACTCCATCCCACCCATCATCACCTGCGAT GATGAATCCAGAACTGAGGGTGTCCCAATTAAAGTGGGAAACGTGGAAGAATTTGCCTTCAAGCCTGCGCCCCAAGGAACCGTTGTCAAATGTCGGATCACACGGGACAAGAAGGGAATGGATAAGGGAATGTTCCCGACCTACTACCTACACTTGGAGAGGGATGatgggaaaaag GTTTTCTTGATGGCCGGACGGAAACGCAAGAAAAGCAAAACGTCCAACTACCTCATCTCTACCGACCCAACAAACCTGTCCCGCGCTGGCGAGAGTTTCATCGGCAAGTTGAG GTCCAATGTGTTTGGGACCAAGTTCACGGTATTTGATAATGGCGTTAATCCAGAGAAGACTCCCATTGTTGCTGAGACCCCGGCCATCCGCGAGGAGATCGTGGCAGTCTGCTAT GAAACCAACATTCTCGGGTTTAAAGGACCTCGGAAAATGACAGTGATTATTCCAGGAATGAACATGGAGAGCGAGAGGATTTCCATTCGACCAAAGAAC GACCACGAGACGCTGCTGACACGTTGGCAAAACAAGAACATGGAGAACATCATCGAGCTGCACAACAAGGCCCCGGTCTGGAATGAAGACACTCAGTCCTACGTGCTAAACTTCCACGGGCGAGTCACCCAGGCCTCTGTGAAGAACTTCCAGATAATCCACGCCAATGACC CTGATTATATCATCAtgcagtttggccgggtggcagATGACGTATTCACCATGGACTACAACTATCCCATGTGCCCCCTTCAGGCCTTTGCAGTCGCCCTTTCTAGTTTTGACAGCAAGCTGGCTTGCGAGTAG